A window from Azoarcus sp. DD4 encodes these proteins:
- a CDS encoding phosphoribosyltransferase — protein sequence MIFRDRLDAGRRLGEALAGWRGSRPLVLAIPRGAVPMAAVVADALDGELDVVLVHKLGLPWNPEYAVGAIDESGWSFVSDPAHGDVGGLEAEKRHRLAQLRERRALYSPGRPPADAHDRVTIIVDDGLATGATMIAALHAVRSQGPQRLICAVPVAAAESLARVQALADEVVCLFAPQDFRAVGQFYCDFDQVEDAEVVACLQRSRAAGAKPAGG from the coding sequence ATGATCTTTCGCGACCGACTCGATGCCGGGCGCCGGCTGGGCGAGGCACTGGCCGGCTGGCGCGGCAGCCGGCCGTTGGTGCTGGCGATTCCGCGCGGCGCGGTGCCGATGGCGGCGGTGGTGGCCGACGCGCTCGACGGCGAGCTCGACGTGGTGCTGGTACACAAGCTGGGCCTGCCGTGGAACCCGGAATACGCGGTGGGCGCCATCGACGAGAGCGGCTGGTCCTTCGTCTCCGACCCCGCCCATGGCGATGTCGGCGGCCTGGAGGCGGAAAAGCGACATCGCCTCGCCCAGCTGCGCGAACGGCGCGCGCTGTACTCCCCGGGCCGGCCGCCGGCCGACGCGCACGACCGGGTGACGATCATCGTCGATGACGGCCTTGCCACCGGTGCCACCATGATCGCGGCGCTGCATGCGGTCCGCAGCCAGGGGCCGCAGCGCTTGATCTGCGCGGTGCCGGTGGCCGCCGCGGAAAGCCTGGCGCGGGTGCAGGCACTGGCGGACGAGGTGGTGTGCCTGTTCGCGCCACAGGACTTTCGCGCGGTCGGCCAGTTCTATTGCGATTTCGACCAGGTCGAGGACGCCGAGGTGGTGGCTTGCCTGCAGCGCAGCCGTGCCGCGGGGGCCAAACCGGCCGGTGGCTGA